From the Schistocerca americana isolate TAMUIC-IGC-003095 unplaced genomic scaffold, iqSchAmer2.1 HiC_scaffold_62, whole genome shotgun sequence genome, the window AGGTTATGTTCACAAATCTTTCAAGATGCAACTTTATTATTCTCACAGATGTAGTTCCATCTTCAACAACCTTTGCTATTTCCACAGCTAGCAAGGGATGTATGTCTCCACTTGCTTTTATGCTTTCTGTGCTGTGGGTATGGTGGTCTGGTGGTGACGCCCTCACATAAAAGCGAAGAACACTTTCAGGTTTATTGGCTGCCTCCAAAGCCTGTTTTAAACTGTGGACAACCtttaacacaaaaattattataattaacaaGAGACAACGCATTAAGTACAAATAGTTTGTGGAGCAATAGACTATTTCTAGAACAAATGACATAAAAACATCAAATTACAGAATAGAAACCCCATActtactttctttttaatttcacgATCATCTACTGATTGAACAGAATAGCCTGGATACACTTTAACACATTTAATTGAAAAAGTGGCAGGGCAATCGCTCTTTTTCGTATCCATAATCAACAATCTCTTTTTTGCTGGGTTAACATGGTCAGCCTGAAAGTATAAAGAATATTAAATATAACTTCAAATGCTACATCCAGAAGAGTCACATACAGGGTTTTCTCTAGCCCAAAATAATTTGAATTTTACAAGAAACCTAACAGTGAACCCTGGATTAAAAGGTACATAAAACTATATCAACAAAGTACTCTAAATCACAATTAATATTTAAATCTCAGACTTAAGTATTGTTGCCTAACACTTTTAAACTCACTGTACCAATGTACACACCAAATataatctctctcccccccccccccctcccaaatgcaGTAAAGTgctaatattaaaattacaaaattgtagaaaatatgaaacacacaaactgtaaCAAGAAAAGAACACCGAAATATTCAAACACATCACACCCAATAGTAATACAGGATGGCAGATAAAAATAATAACATGACAAGACAGGAATATGAATCATTAGTGTAGaggctatgctttaaatgttatggCATGTACATAACCACTTCATAATTACTCATGGCATCGTTTTCTGGAGTACTGTACAGATGGTACAACCAATATTTAAGTTATGAAGTACGGATACAAAAAAGAGTAGTGCTCTGTTCAAAACTGCTGAGAGTTCCATGCAAGTATATATTTCGTACAGTGATCAAGGTTTAAAATGACAATACCTCAATCAGTTCTGCAGTTTACTTTCAAAGTGCAATAACCTGTAAGCCTTAAGGGCTCACTTTCACGATCTATGCTTCATAACACTTCATTTCATATAATCACTGTCATAATCACTGTATCACGTGTTTTGCATTGTACTTTACAAAACTTTTCGACAATTTAAGCAAAAAAATTAGTAGGGTTTTTGCTACACCTATCAAGTTTTGGGAAGTGCAGTGCCTTTTGCTTAAAAGTTAGTGAAAATTTACCATAAAAACATTTGGCATCTCATATGGACTACACTGATGAAGGTATAACATGACTTGTTAATATGTGTAATGCCTGTGATCCACTGTAGTTTCAAAATGTAATGTGAAATCTTTGTAATTACTGCAGAATCAAATaattcctacagaacatctttcatACACAAAGATGAAATTAAA encodes:
- the LOC124587782 gene encoding uncharacterized protein LOC124587782 isoform X1 → MNSLKCIGYSYSADHVNPAKKRLLIMDTKKSDCPATFSIKCVKVYPGYSVQSVDDREIKKKVVHSLKQALEAANKPESVLRFYVRASPPDHHTHSTESIKASGDIHPLLAVEIAKVVEDGTTSVRIIKLHLERFVNITFTGPHKPDNMNTTFYPKHLTIYSHVYRALKKLKKSVFDQEALQMQVNEWQKEYRGDNIFFQAFFRC
- the LOC124587782 gene encoding uncharacterized protein LOC124587782 isoform X2, translated to MKPPPADHVNPAKKRLLIMDTKKSDCPATFSIKCVKVYPGYSVQSVDDREIKKKVVHSLKQALEAANKPESVLRFYVRASPPDHHTHSTESIKASGDIHPLLAVEIAKVVEDGTTSVRIIKLHLERFVNITFTGPHKPDNMNTTFYPKHLTIYSHVYRALKKLKKSVFDQEALQMQVNEWQKEYRGDNIFFQAFFRC